In a single window of the Veillonella sp. genome:
- a CDS encoding DUF1294 domain-containing protein: MSDTQFWVTVGVWNLIVFSMYGYDKLCAIKGYNRISEFTLLFLAFAFGGLGALLGMVIWRHKTLKLKFKLAIPIALLWSVYAVGFGYGLWVN, translated from the coding sequence ATGAGTGATACACAATTCTGGGTTACTGTAGGGGTATGGAATCTAATTGTATTTAGTATGTATGGATATGATAAGCTATGTGCTATTAAGGGGTATAATCGGATTTCAGAGTTCACACTATTATTTTTAGCATTTGCCTTTGGCGGCCTTGGTGCGCTATTGGGCATGGTTATTTGGCGTCATAAGACTTTAAAGCTCAAGTTTAAACTAGCTATCCCTATTGCATTGTTATGGTCTGTTTATGCAGTGGGGTTTGGTTATGGTTTGTGGGTGAATTGA
- the ybaK gene encoding Cys-tRNA(Pro) deacylase, whose translation MGKEKHKKTNALRILDTHKIPYSISEYEWSEERAAGLHVVEALGLDEKQVFKTLVGKGDKTGFVVFCIPVAEELDMKQAARVSHNKSVELVHVKDLLGITGYLRGGCSPVGMKKSFPTYFDATMEPQEFVYVSAGLRGMQMKVSPKDLASVVKAEFVALTMDH comes from the coding sequence GTGGGTAAAGAGAAACATAAAAAAACAAATGCATTACGTATTTTAGATACTCATAAGATACCTTATAGTATTAGCGAATATGAATGGTCTGAAGAGCGTGCTGCAGGCCTTCATGTAGTAGAAGCTTTAGGACTCGATGAAAAACAAGTCTTTAAAACACTTGTTGGTAAGGGCGATAAAACAGGGTTTGTAGTATTCTGTATTCCAGTGGCTGAAGAGTTAGATATGAAACAAGCAGCTCGTGTCAGTCATAATAAGTCCGTAGAACTGGTTCATGTTAAGGACTTACTAGGTATTACCGGATATTTACGGGGCGGATGTTCTCCAGTGGGGATGAAAAAATCATTTCCTACCTATTTTGATGCTACAATGGAGCCTCAAGAGTTTGTATATGTAAGCGCTGGTCTACGAGGGATGCAGATGAAGGTAAGTCCAAAGGATTTGGCCTCTGTTGTAAAGGCTGAATTTGTAGCACTTACAATGGATCATTAA
- a CDS encoding viroplasmin family protein produces MAKKFYAVRQGRVPGVYTTWADCEKQVKGFGGAIYKSFPTEAEARAFVDDSGLSLSDFMSAKRSEPKSSQEVKSKSMNSRPTGFSSNVQNKVSPNVVKPDFTKSNHVIAYIDGSYNKGTNTVGAGGVIFLNGSKETFSFPSNDERYTSFWNVAGELLAAMYVMKYAVDHGIPECSLYYDYMGIEMWATKRWKRNNALTQHYAAFYDSIKDRVRIHFHKVAAHTGDTYNEMADVLAKQGAGI; encoded by the coding sequence ATGGCAAAGAAGTTTTATGCAGTTCGTCAAGGACGTGTGCCAGGAGTTTATACTACATGGGCAGATTGTGAGAAACAGGTAAAAGGTTTTGGTGGTGCTATCTACAAATCTTTCCCTACAGAAGCAGAAGCACGTGCCTTTGTAGATGATTCAGGATTATCTTTGAGTGATTTTATGAGTGCTAAACGGAGCGAACCTAAATCGTCACAAGAGGTTAAGTCTAAATCTATGAATTCTAGACCTACAGGCTTTAGTTCTAACGTTCAAAATAAGGTATCTCCAAATGTGGTGAAACCAGATTTTACTAAGTCCAACCATGTCATTGCTTATATTGATGGTAGTTATAATAAAGGTACCAATACAGTTGGCGCTGGTGGTGTTATCTTCTTGAATGGGTCTAAGGAGACTTTTTCATTTCCTTCTAATGATGAACGATATACATCATTTTGGAATGTAGCTGGTGAGCTACTAGCTGCTATGTATGTTATGAAATATGCTGTTGACCATGGTATTCCAGAATGTTCCCTATATTATGATTATATGGGGATTGAAATGTGGGCTACCAAACGATGGAAACGCAATAATGCACTCACTCAACATTATGCTGCTTTTTATGACTCAATAAAAGACCGTGTGCGCATACACTTTCACAAGGTCGCTGCACATACGGGCGATACATATAATGAAATGGCTGATGTACTAGCCAAACAAGGCGCGGGAATTTAA
- a CDS encoding nucleoid-associated protein yields the protein MQINKAALEIFDFTSSLAVYSEHELKVGDQAIHDYIANHVVKAFKDPGARTGTLHDASPFGKQLVDYKNGDLKFIDLSKNLGESLFTYMKQATDSVVIDTIICEAVTDASYICILLCQAHDAFTHQLFSEDDGSLSTELVSHKAVLPMPSQKLRAFASINLNDFSVRIFEPKGEFDGEVSYILADKVLQLGTNQSSRDTVKKVKAIVDKVAQAHESDGVVELTTAKSMIAKNAEVSDTVDPVRIVEEVFKSNPVQQEAAKKELADADMMRPLPVNREFATKVGEHHKIKTDTGIEISFPVEYMKNREFIEIKTNDDGTLRIELKNINKIVNK from the coding sequence ATGCAGATTAATAAAGCGGCGCTAGAGATTTTCGATTTTACATCCTCTTTAGCCGTATACTCTGAACATGAATTAAAGGTTGGTGATCAAGCCATTCATGATTATATTGCTAATCATGTAGTTAAGGCATTCAAAGATCCCGGTGCTAGAACAGGTACCTTGCATGATGCAAGTCCATTTGGTAAACAACTAGTTGATTATAAAAATGGAGACCTCAAGTTTATAGATTTATCTAAGAATTTAGGTGAAAGCTTGTTTACCTATATGAAGCAAGCGACGGACTCCGTTGTTATTGATACGATTATTTGTGAAGCTGTTACGGACGCATCTTATATCTGTATTCTTTTGTGCCAAGCTCATGATGCTTTTACTCATCAACTATTTAGTGAAGACGATGGCAGCTTATCCACAGAACTTGTTTCCCATAAGGCTGTGCTGCCTATGCCATCACAGAAGTTACGCGCCTTTGCATCAATTAATTTGAATGATTTTAGCGTTCGAATTTTTGAACCGAAAGGTGAATTTGATGGTGAAGTATCCTATATCTTAGCAGATAAGGTATTGCAATTAGGCACTAACCAATCTTCTAGAGATACGGTGAAAAAGGTAAAAGCTATCGTAGACAAGGTGGCTCAAGCTCATGAGTCGGATGGGGTCGTTGAATTAACGACTGCAAAGTCTATGATTGCTAAAAATGCAGAAGTATCTGACACAGTAGATCCTGTTCGAATTGTAGAAGAGGTATTTAAATCAAACCCTGTTCAACAAGAGGCGGCTAAGAAAGAATTAGCCGATGCGGATATGATGAGGCCTCTACCTGTAAACCGTGAGTTTGCTACGAAGGTTGGAGAACATCACAAGATTAAAACCGATACAGGCATTGAAATTTCTTTTCCTGTAGAGTATATGAAAAATCGCGAGTTCATTGAGATAAAAACAAATGATGATGGAACCTTGCGCATTGAATTAAAAAATATTAATAAAATCGTAAATAAATAG
- a CDS encoding NAD-dependent epimerase/dehydratase family protein produces the protein MNICVTGGAGFIGSHLVDRLIELGHNVLVIDNLSTGMRSFVHDSAQFIEMDVRDPKLLSVFEEFKPSIVFHEAAQTMVQSSMENPSYDCDVNLLGLINVLDACRKVKVEQFLMPSSAAVYGDLAVLPLTEELSGMPSSFYGLTKLTAEGYLRIYREAFGLNTVCFRYANVYGPRQGDGGEGGVISIFNRLIVEGKPLTVYGDGEQTRDFIYVEDVVEANIKAMSNTSCTGIYNVSTNTGTSVNELITRFRSISGADFMVHYEDERIGDIKHSRLSNAKAERDFGFVASTTLDEGLQKTLEYFKAHHK, from the coding sequence ATGAATATATGTGTTACTGGTGGGGCCGGTTTTATTGGTTCCCATCTCGTTGATCGATTAATTGAATTGGGGCACAATGTGCTCGTTATAGATAATCTATCTACAGGTATGCGTTCTTTTGTACATGATTCTGCTCAATTTATTGAGATGGATGTACGAGATCCAAAATTATTATCTGTCTTTGAAGAGTTTAAGCCCTCTATTGTATTTCATGAGGCTGCCCAAACTATGGTTCAATCCTCTATGGAGAATCCAAGTTATGACTGTGATGTTAATTTGTTAGGGCTTATTAATGTACTTGATGCCTGTCGTAAGGTGAAAGTTGAACAATTCTTAATGCCTTCTTCGGCTGCTGTGTATGGGGACTTAGCAGTATTGCCATTGACAGAAGAACTAAGTGGTATGCCATCATCCTTCTATGGTTTGACTAAGCTTACTGCAGAAGGGTATTTACGTATCTATCGTGAAGCTTTCGGGTTAAATACTGTATGTTTTAGATATGCCAATGTATATGGTCCACGTCAAGGTGATGGTGGCGAAGGTGGCGTTATTAGTATTTTCAATCGTTTAATCGTTGAAGGTAAGCCTTTAACCGTATATGGTGATGGGGAACAAACAAGAGACTTCATTTATGTAGAAGATGTGGTAGAAGCTAATATTAAGGCTATGAGCAATACTAGCTGTACAGGTATTTATAACGTGTCTACCAATACGGGAACATCTGTTAATGAGTTGATTACGCGATTTAGATCTATTAGTGGTGCTGATTTTATGGTTCATTATGAAGACGAACGCATAGGGGATATCAAACATTCACGTTTAAGTAATGCAAAGGCAGAACGTGATTTTGGATTTGTAGCTTCCACAACATTAGATGAGGGCTTACAAAAAACATTAGAATATTTTAAAGCTCATCATAAGTAA